CCGATGGGGTGGAATGGGCTTATGAGATGCAGTGGACGCTCGCTGAACGTGCGACACGAGTGAAGACAGAATATAAGTTGCAAACAGATGGAAATAGAGAACTCCTCGGCTTCCGAGGTCCGATGCTTTATGCGGGGCAAGGGCGTAACCGTGAGAAGAAAACGGCTGCACTCTTCCCCGGACTTGAATTCCTGGAGAACGACGAACGCTCCTCAAGTCCGCGTGATGCATCACCTCCACTCAACAACCGACTTGTGCCGCACCCCTATAAGATTACAGTGCCGGTCATGGCGGTAGAAATGCAGAAATCGTTAGTCGGCATTGTTTGGAACCCCTTGGATACTTGGGATGGTGAGAATCAGATGCTCTCTACGATATTCGCTTCTCCGAATTGGTATCAGTCCCAGAAAAATCACGTCCTCGGTGTATTTCTACCGACCGTCCCAACGTGGGTCCAAGAAAATCAGGCGGAGGCCTCCATTCCGTATCCGTTGATGGCATCGCGTCCGCTGTCCATCAAAAGCGAAATCATTGTGGATGGAAACGCCTCTATTTTAGATGCCGTAGCCCATTGGAATGATGCTTACGGTACGCCCAAGCCATTACCACCACCGCGTAGTGACGAAGAAGAGGTTTTGCTTTCGCGGCACGGGTTTATGCACACGACTTGGGATGAAGACACCCGAAAATCTCGTCACTGTGTAGACTGGGCAGCTCAAAATGAACCGGGTTTCGGCACCTTGCTTTGGTACGACTACCTCGCGACAAAAAATGAGCAGGTGAAAGAACGGGTGCAAGAAATCGCTAAAAACACCATAGCCGAATCTGGAGCAGAAGGCTTGGCAGCACGTGGTTCGTGTCACATTTTGAGATGGGAGTTCCCTTTCTATATCGGCAATATTGATGCCGCACTAACTTACATGGAGGAGGAGACACAGCAACGCATCACCACACAAGCGTCCGATGGAGGGTGGCGGTGGCATCCGACGAACGCGCGAACCACTTCCCTTGGAGAACCGGGCGAAGCCGTGCTTGGTACCTGTGCAGAGTCTGCGCATTTACTCCTCAAACACGCACGAATTACTGGAAATAAAACTTCGCGTGAGGCAGGATTGAAGGCACTTAAATTCATTCAGAAATTCTCCGTGCCGCGCGGCGCACAAATGTGGGAATGCCCAATGTATCAACCGGACGTTCTCGCAGCCGCTCAGGCTATCGGTGCCTATGTTGAAGCTTATGAACTGACAAGCGAAAAAGAACATCTCAAGCGCGCAACGTATTGGGCAGAGACAGCCCTGCCGTTCCTCTACCACTGGCACTTGTCTGACCGACCCGGTATGCAGTTCGCCTCAATCCCTGTTTTCGGGACGAGCTTCCATACGCACCCGTGGTTCGGTGTCCCTGTTCAATGGAATGGGTTGGTTCTCGCCTACTACTTACAACGGTTGAACGAGCACACCGAAGATGAAAAATGGCTCCAGATTGCTGAGGGTATTACAATAAGTGCAATGCATCAGCAGTGGGAAGACGGTGAACTCAAAGGCACCTATCCCGATGGATTTTACGGTTTCTGCACCGAAGGCAAAGGACCGCATCTGAACCCCGAAGACATTATGGCGAATGTTTACGCACTCCGAGGACTTGACCCGGGTATAAAGACCCTTATCACGGGTGAGATACACGTCAGTTCCGGGGCAAGAGTGGAGAAACTTACCTTAACCGACACCGATCAGTTGAACTGGCAGCTCAGTTACGCTGAGAATGAAACAAGCTACTCACTCATCGTTGGTTGCGGACGTACGCCACAAGCACTCCGGTCGCGATATGAACTCACATCGCCTACCGATGATACTCCTACTGATACGGACACATCCTCTGAAGATTCTGAACCCGTCAACGGATCGAATAAATACGCTGAAATTGAGGTGCCCGCTGTGAAGTCGCTTGAAGATGTTGGATCCGGATGGCTTTATATTGAAGATAAGGACGCTATACTGATAAAATATCTGCACACCACTACGGATGTGCAGTTCGAGCTTTTGACACAGACACAGTAGTAGGGATTGGGTGACCTAACCCCTACGCGCAGATACAAGCGGGGGTAAATTTTTATATCCCGCCCAAATAAGGAGACGCTACAAAATGGCTAAAAAGATCGTTTTCACCACATTCATTCTGGTTGCCGTGGCAATTGTCGCCTTTACGCTGTTTTCACATAACGCTATTGCTCAATCCGACGCGGCATCCGGAGAGGTTCCGATGGTAGACTTCAAAGTCTTAGGCGGTTTCATCATTGAAGGCATCGTTTTTAGTATCGTCGGTTT
Above is a window of Candidatus Poribacteria bacterium DNA encoding:
- a CDS encoding DUF350 domain-containing protein translates to MAKKIVFTTFILVAVAIVAFTLFSHNAIAQSDAASGEVPMVDFKVLGGFIIEGIVFSIVGLIILMIGYKVFDMATPYDLNRQIAEENNTAAGIAVAGVLVSLGIIVAAAMG